The Breoghania sp. genome has a segment encoding these proteins:
- a CDS encoding LysE family translocator, with protein MDFLPDTTVLLAFSAAAITLTLTPGPDMTLFLSRALIHGRRSGFAALAGASTGLIIHTLLAAYGLSALLAASATAFRLVTIAGAVYLAWLAFQTLRHGSALTLETADTTSSGGLARSWATGLGINLLNPKIVLFFVTFLPQFVNAHDENARSQLVFLGLYFVVLSLPFTITIIALSERFSAALKRSPRAMRVMDWTFAGIMGAFALRIAATLTR; from the coding sequence ATGGACTTTCTTCCCGACACGACCGTTCTGCTTGCCTTTTCGGCTGCCGCGATCACCCTGACGCTGACGCCGGGACCCGACATGACGCTGTTTTTGAGCCGCGCGCTCATTCACGGTCGGCGCTCTGGCTTTGCCGCTCTTGCGGGGGCCTCGACGGGGCTGATCATTCACACCTTGCTGGCGGCCTATGGCCTCTCCGCCCTTCTGGCAGCCTCGGCCACGGCGTTCCGGCTCGTCACCATCGCCGGTGCGGTCTATCTGGCCTGGCTGGCCTTCCAGACGCTGCGCCATGGCTCGGCCCTGACCCTTGAGACGGCAGACACCACGTCAAGCGGGGGACTTGCGCGGTCATGGGCAACGGGCCTCGGCATCAACCTGCTCAACCCGAAAATCGTGCTGTTCTTCGTGACCTTCCTGCCCCAGTTCGTGAATGCCCACGATGAAAACGCCCGCAGTCAGCTTGTCTTTCTGGGTCTCTATTTCGTGGTGCTGTCCCTGCCCTTCACGATCACGATCATCGCGCTTTCGGAAAGGTTCTCCGCGGCTCTCAAGCGCTCGCCGCGCGCCATGCGGGTAATGGACTGGACCTTTGCCGGGATCATGGGCGCCTTCGCGCTGCGCATTGCAGCCACGCTGACACGCTAA
- a CDS encoding ammonium transporter — translation MKTSISFGRSASALAASASAVAIAGLVGVSAAFAQDTTAEAAAAPAVGPEVAYILNTLLFLIGGFLVMWMAAGFAMLEAGLVRSKNVSMQCLKNIALYSVAGLMFWITGYNLMYTGVDGGYMGSFGPYSFDPVGGNALDTGYSTASDWFFQMVFCATTASIVSGTLAERIKLWPFMIFTVILTGIFYPITGSWQWGGGWLSEMGFSDFAGSSLVHSVGGWAALSGAVILGARKGKYGPGGQVTPFPGSSMPLATLGTFILWLGWFGFNGASQLAMGTIGDVSDVSRIFANTNMAAAAGVVVAMVLTQILYKKVDVTMALNGALAGLVSITAEPLAPTVLQSVIIGGVGAVIVVFAVPMLDKLKIDDVVGAIPVHLLAGIWGTFIVPWSNAETSFGTQIVGIAAIGAFTTVASVIVWLILKATVGIRVGEEEEALGLDKVEIGVEAYPEFGTGSQRM, via the coding sequence ATGAAGACCTCCATTTCATTCGGTCGCTCCGCGTCGGCACTTGCCGCCAGCGCTTCGGCCGTAGCCATTGCCGGCCTTGTCGGCGTCTCCGCCGCCTTTGCCCAGGACACCACCGCCGAGGCCGCAGCCGCGCCCGCGGTCGGCCCTGAAGTCGCCTACATCCTCAACACCCTGCTGTTCCTCATCGGTGGCTTCCTGGTGATGTGGATGGCCGCGGGCTTCGCGATGCTCGAAGCCGGCCTGGTGCGTTCCAAGAACGTGTCCATGCAGTGCCTGAAGAACATCGCCCTCTATTCCGTCGCCGGCCTGATGTTTTGGATCACCGGCTACAATCTCATGTATACCGGCGTCGACGGCGGCTACATGGGCTCCTTCGGCCCCTATTCCTTCGATCCCGTCGGCGGCAACGCGCTGGATACCGGGTATTCGACCGCGTCGGACTGGTTCTTCCAGATGGTGTTCTGCGCCACGACCGCCTCGATCGTCTCCGGTACGCTGGCCGAGCGCATCAAGCTGTGGCCGTTCATGATCTTCACGGTCATCCTGACCGGCATCTTCTATCCGATCACCGGTTCCTGGCAGTGGGGCGGCGGCTGGCTGTCCGAGATGGGCTTTTCCGATTTCGCCGGCTCCTCGCTGGTGCACTCCGTTGGCGGCTGGGCGGCTCTGTCAGGTGCCGTGATCCTCGGCGCGCGCAAGGGCAAGTACGGCCCCGGTGGCCAGGTGACCCCGTTCCCGGGCTCCTCCATGCCGCTGGCGACCCTCGGCACGTTCATCCTGTGGCTCGGCTGGTTCGGCTTCAACGGCGCTTCGCAGCTTGCCATGGGCACGATCGGTGACGTTTCCGACGTCTCGCGCATCTTCGCCAACACCAACATGGCCGCCGCCGCCGGTGTCGTCGTCGCGATGGTTCTGACGCAGATCCTGTACAAGAAGGTCGACGTGACCATGGCGCTCAACGGTGCGCTGGCCGGTCTGGTCTCCATCACCGCCGAGCCGCTAGCCCCGACCGTGCTGCAGTCCGTCATCATCGGCGGCGTCGGTGCCGTGATCGTCGTCTTCGCCGTGCCGATGCTCGACAAGCTCAAGATCGACGACGTCGTCGGCGCAATCCCGGTTCACCTGCTTGCCGGCATCTGGGGCACCTTCATCGTGCCGTGGTCCAACGCCGAAACCTCCTTCGGTACGCAGATCGTGGGCATTGCCGCCATTGGCGCCTTCACCACGGTGGCCAGCGTCATCGTCTGGCTCATCCTGAAGGCCACCGTCGGCATCCGCGTCGGCGAGGAAGAAGAAGCCCTCGGCCTCGACAAGGTTGAAATCGGCGTGGAAGCCTATCCCGAGTTCGGGACCGGATCCCAGCGGATGTAA
- a CDS encoding P-II family nitrogen regulator has protein sequence MKIVMAIIKPFKLDEVRDALTAIGVQGLTVTEVKGYGRQKGHTEIYRGTEYAVSFLPKLKIEVAVASGMVDQVLEAISGAAKTGQIGDGKIFVYSIDQAVRIRTGETDAEAL, from the coding sequence ATGAAAATCGTCATGGCCATTATCAAGCCGTTCAAGCTGGACGAGGTGCGCGACGCCCTCACGGCAATCGGCGTGCAGGGACTCACCGTCACCGAAGTGAAGGGCTACGGCCGCCAGAAGGGCCACACCGAAATCTATCGCGGTACGGAATACGCGGTCAGCTTCCTTCCGAAGCTCAAGATCGAAGTCGCGGTTGCGAGCGGCATGGTCGACCAGGTGCTGGAAGCCATTTCCGGCGCGGCCAAGACCGGCCAGATCGGCGACGGCAAGATCTTCGTCTACTCGATCGACCAGGCCGTCCGGATCCGAACCGGCGAAACCGACGCCGAAGCACTGTAA
- the galU gene encoding UTP--glucose-1-phosphate uridylyltransferase GalU: MPAPIRKAVFPVAGLGTRFLPATKAVPKEMLTVVDRPIIQYVVDEAREAGIEHFIFVTGRNKHVIADHFDMAYELEQTLRDRGKQEALDLLEEIRPAPGTASFTRQQEPLGLGHAVWCAREMIGHEPFAVLLPDVLVKAGRGCLGQMIDAYEKTGRNIIAVEEVPEDQTHHYGVIDIEGEGKDGLYEVRGMVEKPKPGTAPSNLIITGRYILQPEVFGFLENQETGAGGEIQLTDALLKLMETQGMSGLAFEGKTYDCGSKIGFLAANVAYALGREDIGEEFRATLNELLD; encoded by the coding sequence ATGCCCGCACCCATCCGCAAAGCCGTTTTTCCCGTTGCCGGCCTCGGCACGCGCTTCCTGCCCGCCACCAAGGCCGTGCCCAAGGAAATGCTGACCGTGGTCGACCGCCCGATCATTCAGTACGTGGTGGATGAGGCGCGCGAAGCCGGGATTGAACACTTCATTTTCGTCACGGGCCGCAACAAGCACGTCATCGCCGACCATTTCGACATGGCCTATGAGCTGGAGCAGACCCTACGCGACCGTGGAAAGCAGGAGGCGCTGGATCTTCTGGAAGAAATCCGCCCCGCTCCGGGCACGGCCAGCTTCACCCGGCAACAGGAACCGCTCGGCCTTGGCCACGCGGTGTGGTGCGCGCGCGAGATGATCGGACACGAGCCCTTCGCGGTGCTGCTGCCGGATGTGCTGGTGAAAGCCGGACGCGGCTGCCTTGGCCAGATGATCGACGCCTATGAGAAGACGGGCCGCAACATCATTGCGGTGGAGGAAGTTCCCGAAGACCAGACCCACCATTATGGTGTCATCGACATCGAAGGCGAAGGCAAGGACGGCCTCTATGAGGTGCGCGGTATGGTGGAAAAGCCGAAGCCCGGCACGGCACCCTCCAACCTCATCATTACCGGGCGCTACATTCTTCAGCCGGAAGTCTTCGGGTTCCTCGAAAACCAGGAAACCGGTGCGGGCGGCGAAATCCAGCTCACCGATGCGCTGCTGAAACTGATGGAAACGCAGGGCATGAGCGGCCTCGCCTTCGAAGGCAAGACCTATGATTGCGGCTCCAAGATCGGCTTTCTCGCGGCCAATGTCGCCTATGCGCTGGGCCGAGAGGATATCGGCGAGGAATTCCGCGCGACCTTGAACGAGCTGCTGGACTGA
- the galE gene encoding UDP-glucose 4-epimerase GalE codes for MAVLVTGGAGYIGSHMVVNLVEAGEEVVVLDNLSTGFDWAVAGAARLVVGDLADTDLVHQVLAEGVDAVIHFAGSVIVPESVADPLKYYRNNTSNTRSLIEACVETGVKNFIFSSTAAVYGDPQTVPVAETAPLRPLSPYGSSKLMSEIMLADTAAAHDFAYTALRYFNVAGADPEGRTGQSTAKATHLIKVACEAALGKRERLSIFGTDYDTPDGTGVRDYIHVADLVEAHRLALARLRAGGSSVVLNCGYGEGYSVRQVIDAVRRVSGRDIEVLEEPRRAGDSSKVVALAEAVRHELGWSPRYDDLDTIVSHALAWERHLAQRNKAC; via the coding sequence ATGGCAGTACTGGTGACGGGCGGTGCCGGCTATATCGGCAGCCACATGGTTGTGAACCTTGTCGAGGCCGGCGAAGAGGTTGTCGTTCTCGACAATCTGTCCACCGGCTTCGACTGGGCCGTTGCCGGTGCGGCCCGGCTGGTTGTGGGGGATCTGGCCGATACTGACCTCGTGCATCAAGTGCTTGCTGAGGGCGTGGATGCTGTCATCCATTTCGCCGGGTCCGTGATCGTGCCGGAATCGGTTGCCGATCCGCTCAAATATTATCGCAACAACACGTCCAACACGCGCAGCCTGATCGAGGCCTGCGTGGAGACGGGCGTGAAGAACTTCATTTTCTCCTCCACGGCGGCGGTCTATGGCGATCCGCAAACGGTGCCGGTGGCCGAAACCGCGCCCTTGCGCCCGCTCTCGCCCTATGGCTCGTCCAAGCTCATGAGCGAGATCATGCTGGCGGACACTGCCGCTGCCCATGATTTCGCCTATACCGCGCTGCGCTATTTCAATGTGGCCGGGGCCGACCCGGAGGGACGGACAGGCCAGTCGACCGCGAAGGCCACCCATCTGATCAAGGTTGCCTGCGAGGCGGCCCTTGGCAAACGGGAGCGGCTGTCCATCTTCGGTACCGACTATGACACCCCGGATGGCACGGGTGTGCGCGACTACATTCATGTGGCCGATCTCGTCGAAGCGCACCGCCTCGCGCTGGCCCGGCTTCGCGCCGGTGGGTCGAGCGTCGTCTTGAATTGCGGATATGGCGAAGGCTATTCCGTGCGACAGGTGATTGATGCGGTCCGGCGTGTATCGGGCCGCGACATCGAGGTTCTGGAAGAACCCCGCCGCGCGGGTGATTCCTCAAAGGTCGTGGCGCTTGCCGAAGCGGTGCGGCATGAGCTCGGCTGGAGCCCGCGTTACGATGATCTCGACACCATCGTAAGCCACGCACTGGCTTGGGAGAGGCATCTTGCGCAACGCAACAAGGCTTGCTGA
- the cysQ gene encoding 3'(2'),5'-bisphosphate nucleotidase CysQ — MNIYKDAIDVTEKGDGSPVTKADTEAEAIILAGLARLVPDIPVVAEEAVSAGRVPPPSDAFFLVDPLDGTREFISRNGEFTVNIGLVEGGTPMAGVVYAPALGEIFWGVSGEGAWRARVADGVCGKAEQISVRAAPKAGLTVLASRSHMSQQTSTYIDSLHVADLKSAGSSLKFCRVAEGAADLYPRFGRTMEWDTAAADAVLRAAGGVVVTEDGAPLNYGKRNQSHDSDFANPYFIAAGDREIVSSS; from the coding sequence ATGAACATCTACAAGGATGCGATTGACGTTACCGAGAAGGGAGACGGGTCACCTGTCACCAAGGCCGACACGGAGGCTGAGGCGATCATTCTGGCAGGGCTTGCGCGGCTTGTGCCGGATATTCCGGTCGTCGCGGAGGAGGCTGTTTCCGCGGGCCGCGTGCCGCCGCCCAGCGATGCCTTCTTTCTTGTCGATCCTCTGGATGGCACGCGCGAGTTCATTTCCCGCAATGGCGAGTTCACGGTGAATATCGGCCTGGTCGAAGGCGGTACGCCGATGGCGGGGGTCGTTTATGCCCCGGCGCTTGGCGAGATCTTCTGGGGTGTTTCCGGCGAAGGGGCCTGGCGGGCCCGCGTTGCGGACGGGGTGTGCGGGAAAGCCGAACAGATTTCGGTCCGCGCCGCGCCCAAAGCCGGTCTGACGGTTCTGGCCAGCCGCTCGCATATGAGCCAGCAGACCTCCACCTATATCGACAGCCTGCACGTTGCGGATCTGAAATCCGCCGGATCATCGCTCAAGTTCTGCCGTGTCGCGGAAGGTGCGGCTGATCTTTATCCGCGTTTCGGGCGCACGATGGAATGGGATACGGCTGCCGCCGATGCGGTTCTGCGGGCCGCGGGGGGCGTGGTCGTTACCGAGGATGGCGCGCCGCTCAACTATGGCAAGCGCAATCAGTCGCATGACAGCGACTTCGCAAATCCATACTTCATTGCCGCCGGCGACCGGGAAATTGTTTCTTCCTCGTGA